From the Streptomyces nodosus genome, the window GCATCCCAGTAGGGGACCTGGCTGTCGAGGTCGGACATGGCGCGTCAGCCGTTACCGACTTCTCGTGCCACGCGCTCCAGTCGGCTCCGGTGGCCCTCCCACCATGCCTGATCCCCTGGTGGCATGTCGTCCTTGCCCCGCGTATGGCCGACGGATCCGTCGATGAGTTCTCGCACGATGTCGGCGTGGCCTGCGTGCCTCTGAGTGTCGGAGGTCACGCGCACCAGGATGTGGTGCAGCGTCACCTCGCGGCGGTCCTCCGGCCACCACGGCACGTGACCGATCGCGTCAAGGCTCAGCGCCGCGATCGTACTGTCGGAATGTTCCCACGCCTGGTGGTACAGCTCGACGATCTCCTCACGCGACTCGTCCGCGGTGGCCCACATGTCCGAGTTGGGTTCCGAGTCCTCCGTGTACCACCAGTGCGGCGGCTGCTTGTCGAAGAACGGCCGTCCGAATGTGTCACCGAAATACCCCAGCTCCACGCCGGCGACATGTTTGACCAGCCCCAACAGGTTCGTGCCCGTGGGGGTGAACGGGCGGCGGACGTCGTACTCCGAGAGTCCGTCGAGCTTCCACAGCAGGGCGTTCCGGGCCTCCTGAAGGTAACGGAGGAGGTCCGCTTTCGGGTTCGGTTCGATCATGCCAGGCAGTCTTTCACCCGGCACTGACAACGGGGCTCCGGCGAGCGACGAGGCCTCGGGTTTCCGGTGGATCGGCGGTGTCGGCTCGGCCATGCTGTCTACTACAAG encodes:
- a CDS encoding DinB family protein, with amino-acid sequence MIEPNPKADLLRYLQEARNALLWKLDGLSEYDVRRPFTPTGTNLLGLVKHVAGVELGYFGDTFGRPFFDKQPPHWWYTEDSEPNSDMWATADESREEIVELYHQAWEHSDSTIAALSLDAIGHVPWWPEDRREVTLHHILVRVTSDTQRHAGHADIVRELIDGSVGHTRGKDDMPPGDQAWWEGHRSRLERVAREVGNG